The Amycolatopsis nigrescens CSC17Ta-90 genomic interval GTGACCACCTACCTGATGTCGAATCCGTTCAATGTCGAGACGGTGTCGGCTGGGGCGGTGGGAGCAGAGCCGGTGGAAGCGGCGGAACTGGCTCAAGATCTACGAGCTGAAGAAGATCGACGTCGTCTACGGCGAAGGCCAGTTGTACCTGGAGATCTTCGACGACTCCAAGCACGGCATGAGCCGCACCTTCAGTGAGTTCCAGCGCGACCGCCGGATCTGGGACCTGCTCTACAACGGCCTGGTGCACTCGATCGCCGACGGGGCCGAGATCAAGCCGAGCACGATCGGCAAACTCCAACTCAACGGCCACCCGGCACTGACGGCCCGTCGAGAACGCGGGCACTGAGCCGATTCAGCGCACGTGGCCGAGGACGCGGGCGTACATCCGGCCGGGGCTCGGGCTGCCGGGCGGGGCGAGAAAACCGGGCAGGTGCGGCAAATCCTCCGCGAACGGCGCCAGGCTGCGGTAGAGCGCGTCCGCGTCCGATGGGCGGTTCGACGGGTCCTTCTCCAGCAGGCTTTGGATCAGGCGGTCCAGCTCGGCCGGCACCCCGGGCACCGGCGACGGCCGCTCCTTCACCTGGCGCTCGAACACCGCGTACGCGGTCGGGCCGGTGAACAGCTGGCGGCCGGTGAGCATTTCGTGCAGCACACAGCCGAGTGAGTACAGATCGCTCTGCGGACCGGCCACCCCGCGCTGGATCTGCTCGGGCGCCATGTAGGCCGGGGTGCCGAGGATCTGGCCCGCCCTGGTGAACTGCGCGACGTCGGCCTCGCGCAGCATGGCCAGCCCGAAGTCCAGTACCTTCACCGCGCCATCGGGACAGAGCATCAGGTTCGTCGGCTTGAGATCGCGGTGGCAGATGGCCAGCTGGTGCGCCGCAGTGAGCACCGCGCAGGCCTGCGCGCCGATGGCGGCGGCCCACGGCACCGGCAGCGGCCCGTACTCGCCAGCCAGGTCGGCCACGGTGACCCCGTCGATGAACTGCAGCACCTGGAAAAGCCGCTGCTCGAAGGTGCCGAAGTCGTAGAGCACCGGCGCACCGGGATGTTCCAGCCTGGCCAGGATGCGGGCCTCCCGGACGAACCGCCGCTCCAGCTCGTCGTCCGGCCCGCCCGGCAGCTGCAGGAACTTGACCGCCACCCGGCGGTCGAGATGCTTGTCGCGCCCGCCGTGCACCGCGCCCATACCGCCCCGGCCGAGCGGGAGCTCGTCGAGCTCGTACCGGTCGGCGATGAGCATCCGCACCTTCCCCCTAGCCGTCCGGCCGGAGATGTCCGTCAATGAGTCCGGCAAAGCCTAGCGTCACCAGCGACTCCCCCAGCGCGGCCGTGGCCCGCAGCGCGTCCTCCAGCTCGATCAACCGGCGGAAGGCGACGGCGTAACCCTGCTGGTCAGCCAGCGGGATGCGCGGGATCCTGGTCCGTCTGACATCGATCCGGCTGGAACCGGACCGGGTGCGCGGCGCCGCCGCCCGCAGGCAGCCCGCCAGGAAGTCCGGGTCGAGATGATCGGGGTCTGTCCGATACCGGGTGAGCGACGGGCCGAGCACCATGCCTCCCTCGTCCAGCATCCTGGCCGCACCGAGCACGGACGCGACCACGTCACCGGGCTCGATCCACACCAGCCCAGGTGCGGCCGAGGTACGCCCGGTCGGCGGCCGGCCTGCGGC includes:
- a CDS encoding serine/threonine-protein kinase, whose product is MLIADRYELDELPLGRGGMGAVHGGRDKHLDRRVAVKFLQLPGGPDDELERRFVREARILARLEHPGAPVLYDFGTFEQRLFQVLQFIDGVTVADLAGEYGPLPVPWAAAIGAQACAVLTAAHQLAICHRDLKPTNLMLCPDGAVKVLDFGLAMLREADVAQFTRAGQILGTPAYMAPEQIQRGVAGPQSDLYSLGCVLHEMLTGRQLFTGPTAYAVFERQVKERPSPVPGVPAELDRLIQSLLEKDPSNRPSDADALYRSLAPFAEDLPHLPGFLAPPGSPSPGRMYARVLGHVR